A part of Helicobacter himalayensis genomic DNA contains:
- a CDS encoding LPP20 family lipoprotein translates to MKKLAMLVFSVAVVFGFLACSSKNELGNTADFDLSGAPSWVLGSSDSDKTFGVGSAQISNNRTDWAIKEATIKGRADLAATIETKVEEKVKALDSAEGSEMIVAIRSSVEQTLSGAQRTDTWISKGGVLYVKIEIKTIDRKTLDKNLANLSRVNKEAAKALSETVDEIIDGKK, encoded by the coding sequence ATGAAAAAACTTGCAATGCTTGTATTTAGCGTGGCTGTGGTGTTTGGATTCTTGGCTTGTTCAAGTAAAAATGAGCTTGGAAATACGGCAGATTTTGATCTTAGCGGTGCGCCATCTTGGGTGCTTGGAAGCTCTGATAGCGATAAAACTTTTGGTGTGGGAAGTGCGCAGATTAGCAATAATCGCACAGATTGGGCTATCAAAGAAGCTACAATTAAGGGTAGAGCAGACTTAGCAGCGACCATTGAGACAAAAGTCGAGGAAAAAGTCAAAGCACTTGATAGCGCGGAAGGTAGCGAAATGATTGTGGCTATCCGCTCAAGTGTGGAGCAAACACTTTCAGGCGCGCAAAGAACTGACACTTGGATAAGCAAGGGCGGGGTTTTGTATGTGAAAATTGAGATTAAAACAATCGACAGAAAGACGCTCGATAAGAATCTTGCTAACCTAAGCAGAGTGAATAAAGAAGCTGCGAAGGCACTTTCAGAAACTGTCGATGAAATCATCGATGGCAAAAAATAA
- a CDS encoding radical SAM protein — MAKNNFTFGPILSRRFGYSLGIDLSPSLKQCNFDCLYCELKPARAQDSMQEVAQVSLVIEQIAQTLHSLQKSQAKVDVLTFTANGEPTLYPHLYELIMESKKLLATFKNTSFENIKTLILSNGSLFWKKEVQKALLEFDMVKFSLDSLNERIFKRVDRAHKSLDITQIKEGIAEFSHIFKGALIGEILLVKDVNDDMDSARELAQFLQSIAISRLDIGTIDRPSAHIATPLTQEEIEHFASVFENICVCLPQRNFAKQGSAQGQSVLQEPKQELSKDDIITQIALRPLSKEDLQILYSPLSQQRVQELVDSQILAWVKVGSVSFLKYIK, encoded by the coding sequence ATGGCAAAAAATAATTTTACTTTTGGTCCGATTCTCTCACGGCGCTTTGGCTATTCTCTGGGGATTGATTTATCTCCTAGTCTTAAGCAGTGTAATTTTGACTGCCTTTACTGCGAGCTAAAGCCTGCCCGCGCGCAAGATTCTATGCAAGAGGTGGCGCAAGTCTCACTTGTGATAGAGCAAATCGCGCAAACCCTCCATTCTCTCCAAAAATCGCAAGCAAAGGTTGATGTGCTCACATTTACCGCAAATGGCGAGCCTACACTTTATCCGCATTTGTATGAATTGATTATGGAATCTAAGAAACTCCTAGCCACCTTTAAAAACACGTCTTTTGAGAACATTAAGACGCTTATTTTAAGCAATGGTTCGCTTTTTTGGAAAAAAGAAGTGCAAAAGGCATTACTTGAATTTGATATGGTGAAGTTTTCGCTAGATTCTCTCAATGAGCGGATTTTTAAGCGTGTGGATAGAGCGCATAAAAGTTTGGATATTACGCAGATAAAAGAAGGAATCGCGGAGTTTTCACACATTTTTAAAGGCGCGCTTATTGGCGAGATTTTGCTTGTGAAGGATGTGAATGATGATATGGATTCCGCTAGAGAATTAGCGCAATTTTTGCAAAGCATAGCAATAAGTCGCCTTGATATTGGCACGATTGATCGCCCTAGCGCGCATATTGCCACGCCCCTAACGCAGGAAGAAATCGAGCATTTTGCAAGTGTGTTTGAAAATATTTGTGTATGCCTGCCACAGCGTAATTTTGCCAAACAAGGCTCAGCGCAAGGGCAAAGCGTGCTACAAGAACCAAAGCAGGAATTAAGCAAGGATGATATCATCACACAAATTGCCCTTCGTCCGCTAAGCAAAGAGGATTTGCAGATTCTTTATTCTCCTTTGAGTCAGCAACGCGTGCAAGAGCTTGTGGATTCTCAAATACTTGCGTGGGTGAAAGTGGGGAGTGTGAGTTTTCTTAAATACATAAAATAG
- the ligA gene encoding NAD-dependent DNA ligase LigA gives MARAYYVLDEPIASDEQYDILYHALKEYESTHPSEIDYTSPTQRIGDTPLEEFEKGEHIKRMWSLDDVFNTQELREWLKRILKVFPNVRFVCSPKFDGASLNLLYENGILVSALTRGNGAQGEQVLQNARTIRSIPLQIPYPEKIEIRGEVVISKDDFDALNNTRANENLSLFANPRNAAAGSLRQLDSKITAKRPLRFMPWGVGECTLKTSSFYEILKNIESFGFSTLPFLHLCVVDSKIQENSAKNAYSLFDNTNTESSLESTLDSLQNQISQVYEELKSVRESYHIMLDGMVVMVDSLQMQDALGWTIKSPRFACAYKFPAVEKVSRLIDVTFQVGRSGAITPVAELEPIEIEGATITRATLHNFSEIKRKDIRINDKVVVIRSGDVIPKIIKPLNTLRDGSERKIITPTLCPVCSEELLIEEILIKCQNLNCPARVKESIIHFASKKALNIDGLGEKIVYELFDKGLISGILDLYSLKKEGLLALEGWKEKRANNLLQSIQNTIGVDLWRLINALGIEHIGEGASKKLARQFGFDVFDLSVEQITQIDGFGEEMAKSLCEFSHANKALIAQIFTLLKPTIPQPDINATNSAFTNTSVVITGTLSQPREYFVEILESLGARVSSSVSAKTDFVLCGENAGSKLAKAHTLGVKVLNEEEFRKFAKIL, from the coding sequence ATGGCGCGTGCATATTATGTGCTTGATGAGCCCATTGCAAGCGATGAGCAATACGACATACTTTATCACGCGCTCAAAGAATATGAAAGCACGCATCCAAGCGAGATTGACTACACTTCTCCCACGCAGCGCATAGGCGATACTCCACTTGAAGAGTTTGAAAAAGGCGAGCATATAAAGCGTATGTGGAGCTTAGATGATGTTTTTAATACGCAAGAATTGCGCGAGTGGTTGAAAAGAATCTTAAAAGTCTTTCCAAATGTGCGCTTTGTGTGCTCGCCAAAGTTTGATGGCGCCTCGCTCAATCTGCTTTATGAAAATGGCATACTAGTAAGTGCGCTCACGCGGGGGAATGGCGCACAAGGCGAGCAAGTATTGCAAAATGCGCGCACAATCCGCTCAATCCCTTTGCAAATTCCCTACCCTGAAAAAATCGAAATACGCGGGGAAGTGGTGATTAGCAAGGATGATTTTGACGCGCTTAATAACACGCGCGCAAACGAAAACCTAAGTCTTTTTGCAAATCCTAGAAATGCCGCAGCTGGGAGCTTACGCCAGCTAGATTCCAAGATTACTGCAAAGCGTCCTTTGCGCTTTATGCCTTGGGGCGTGGGAGAATGCACGCTTAAAACCTCGAGTTTTTATGAAATTTTAAAAAATATAGAATCCTTTGGCTTTAGCACCTTGCCATTTTTGCACCTTTGTGTGGTGGATTCTAAGATTCAGGAAAATAGTGCAAAAAATGCATACTCATTGTTTGATAACACAAATACAGAATCTAGCTTAGAATCCACACTAGATTCCCTACAAAATCAAATTTCGCAAGTGTATGAGGAGCTAAAGAGCGTGCGGGAGAGCTATCATATTATGCTTGATGGTATGGTGGTGATGGTGGATTCTTTGCAAATGCAAGACGCTCTTGGTTGGACGATTAAATCCCCGCGCTTTGCGTGTGCGTATAAATTCCCTGCGGTGGAAAAGGTCTCAAGGCTTATAGATGTGACTTTTCAAGTTGGCAGGAGTGGCGCGATTACCCCAGTAGCCGAGCTTGAACCCATTGAGATTGAGGGCGCGACAATTACACGCGCGACTTTGCATAATTTTAGCGAGATTAAGCGCAAGGATATTCGCATCAATGATAAAGTAGTCGTAATCCGCAGTGGCGATGTAATCCCAAAAATCATAAAACCTCTAAATACCTTGCGCGATGGTAGCGAGCGTAAAATAATCACTCCAACACTCTGCCCTGTGTGTAGCGAGGAGCTACTAATCGAGGAGATTCTCATAAAATGTCAGAATCTCAACTGCCCTGCGCGCGTCAAAGAATCTATTATTCATTTTGCTTCAAAAAAGGCGCTTAATATCGATGGCTTGGGCGAAAAAATCGTATATGAACTCTTTGATAAGGGGCTAATTAGCGGGATTTTGGATCTTTATAGCTTAAAAAAAGAGGGGCTTTTGGCATTGGAAGGCTGGAAAGAAAAGCGCGCAAATAATCTCTTACAAAGCATTCAAAACACCATAGGCGTGGATCTGTGGCGACTTATCAACGCACTTGGGATAGAACATATAGGCGAGGGCGCGAGTAAAAAGCTAGCAAGGCAGTTTGGGTTTGATGTGTTTGATTTGAGTGTGGAGCAAATCACGCAAATTGATGGCTTTGGCGAAGAGATGGCAAAATCGCTTTGTGAATTTAGCCACGCAAACAAAGCACTTATCGCGCAGATTTTCACACTTTTAAAACCTACTATCCCGCAACCTGATATAAATGCCACAAACAGCGCATTTACTAATACAAGTGTTGTGATTACAGGCACACTTTCCCAGCCACGCGAATATTTTGTGGAAATCTTAGAATCCCTTGGTGCGCGTGTAAGTTCATCAGTGAGCGCAAAAACTGACTTTGTGCTTTGTGGGGAAAATGCCGGTAGCAAGCTTGCTAAAGCACACACTTTAGGCGTGAAAGTCTTAAATGAGGAGGAATTTAGAAAGTTTGCTAAGATTCTCTAA